A genomic window from Anthocerotibacter panamensis C109 includes:
- a CDS encoding shikimate kinase codes for MLKNSNVYLIGMMGAGKTAVGRLLARRLGYQFFDTDTVMKQATGQTITQLFAQGEASFRALETQVLQQLAPYPRLVVATGGGIVLARENWAQLHSGLVVWLDAPVDLLWQRVSPDIEARPLAQAGLEHFTQMFNQRVSLYRQADVIIDGAGSVEEVCIRTLQGIQERIEQDRPYIEEHLGR; via the coding sequence ATGCTCAAAAATTCTAATGTCTACTTGATTGGCATGATGGGTGCGGGGAAGACCGCTGTGGGCCGACTCTTGGCCCGCCGTTTAGGTTACCAGTTTTTTGATACGGATACGGTGATGAAGCAGGCTACCGGTCAGACGATTACCCAACTCTTTGCTCAGGGGGAAGCTTCCTTTCGCGCGCTGGAGACTCAGGTTCTTCAACAACTTGCTCCCTACCCCCGCCTTGTCGTTGCTACCGGCGGTGGGATTGTCCTCGCTCGGGAGAACTGGGCTCAACTTCATAGCGGATTGGTGGTCTGGCTAGATGCCCCGGTAGACCTCCTCTGGCAGCGCGTCAGCCCGGATATCGAGGCACGGCCTCTTGCTCAAGCAGGACTAGAGCACTTCACGCAGATGTTCAACCAACGCGTGTCCCTCTATCGTCAGGCTGATGTGATCATAGATGGTGCGGGGAGTGTGGAGGAAGTCTGTATCCGCACGCTCCAAGGCATTCAGGAGCGGATTGAACAAGACCGGCCCTATATCGAGGAGCACCTCGGGCGTTGA
- a CDS encoding competence/damage-inducible protein A: MQVLAMNASAEVICVGSELLLGQITNTNARFLATELARLGVPHYFQTVVGDNETRIHEALSVAAARSGLLLFTGGLGPTADDLTHESLASYFNVPMVEGQGLWEDLQAKFQARGRVATEIQRKQCLLPAGAHVLPNAWGTAVGLLWEARPGLHILTFPGVPGEMTRMWQANAVPYLKALGWGKRVFHSEILRFWGVGEAQLAQKAHHLLQSTNPTVAPYAQGGEVHLRVTAAAPDVETAQTLMAPVIAELKTLGGAYYFGSDETTLPLAVGSLLNHQGQTVAVAESCTGGLVGQLLTAVAGSSRYFRGGIIAYDNQVKIDLLGVDPALLAQEGAVSLAVACQMAEGVRARLGTDWGVSITGIAGPGGASAGKPVGLVCIAVAGKDGTREWEYRFGAQQGRESVRWLSAHAALDGLRHQINKFSQK; the protein is encoded by the coding sequence ATGCAGGTCCTAGCCATGAATGCCAGTGCCGAAGTTATCTGTGTCGGCAGTGAATTGCTCCTCGGCCAGATCACCAACACCAACGCCCGCTTCCTCGCCACCGAACTGGCCCGCCTAGGCGTCCCCCACTATTTCCAGACGGTGGTCGGCGACAACGAAACGCGGATTCATGAAGCCCTGAGTGTCGCTGCGGCTCGCTCTGGGCTGCTCCTGTTCACCGGGGGGCTCGGGCCAACGGCTGACGATCTCACCCACGAATCCCTCGCGAGCTACTTCAACGTGCCGATGGTCGAGGGGCAGGGCCTCTGGGAAGACCTCCAGGCCAAATTTCAAGCGCGCGGGCGGGTCGCCACCGAGATCCAGCGCAAACAATGCCTCTTGCCCGCCGGAGCCCATGTCCTGCCCAATGCCTGGGGCACGGCGGTCGGGCTCCTCTGGGAAGCGCGCCCCGGCTTGCATATCCTGACGTTTCCGGGTGTACCGGGCGAGATGACCCGGATGTGGCAAGCCAATGCTGTTCCTTACCTCAAGGCTCTAGGCTGGGGGAAGCGGGTCTTCCACAGTGAAATCCTCCGTTTTTGGGGCGTGGGTGAGGCTCAACTGGCCCAAAAAGCACATCACCTCCTCCAGAGCACCAATCCCACGGTCGCACCCTACGCCCAAGGCGGCGAAGTGCACCTCAGGGTCACCGCTGCCGCCCCCGATGTCGAAACGGCCCAAACGCTGATGGCTCCTGTCATCGCTGAGTTGAAGACCTTGGGCGGAGCCTATTACTTCGGGTCCGATGAGACCACCCTGCCCTTAGCGGTGGGTTCCCTTTTGAACCATCAAGGGCAGACCGTAGCTGTAGCCGAGTCCTGTACCGGCGGGTTAGTAGGGCAACTCCTTACGGCTGTAGCAGGCAGTTCGCGCTACTTCCGCGGCGGCATCATCGCCTACGACAATCAGGTGAAAATAGACCTCTTAGGCGTGGACCCGGCTCTTTTGGCGCAAGAAGGAGCGGTCTCTCTAGCGGTGGCTTGTCAGATGGCCGAGGGGGTCCGGGCTCGCCTTGGCACCGACTGGGGGGTATCGATTACCGGGATCGCTGGACCGGGCGGCGCAAGTGCAGGCAAGCCTGTAGGACTGGTCTGTATCGCAGTCGCCGGCAAGGACGGCACTAGGGAGTGGGAGTATCGCTTTGGAGCACAGCAAGGGCGCGAAAGCGTCCGCTGGCTCAGTGCTCACGCTGCGCTGGATGGCCTGCGCCATCAGATTAATAAATTTTCACAAAAATAA
- a CDS encoding pirin family protein encodes MTSTPTTNPTAQTAGSARRVARIIRAQAATDGAGVRLYRSLGSPALPELDPFLLLDEFRSDVPADYLAGFPNHPHRGFETVTYLLAGRLRHEDNKGHAGVIEPGGIQWMTAGRGIIHSEMPEQEQGLVWGFQLWVNLSARDKMTEARYQEFTPTEVPEVLLEGGSRVRVIAGVVAGIAGVVRGIATNPLYLDVALAQQVTFQQAVPSGHNACCYVFEGVVDMGGKAVQRGELAVLTPGETVTVRTADAPARFLLIAAQPLNEPIARYGPFVMNTQQQIQEAFQDYRAGRF; translated from the coding sequence ATGACTTCCACCCCGACAACGAACCCTACGGCTCAGACAGCAGGCTCTGCACGCCGTGTTGCTAGGATCATCCGCGCTCAAGCAGCCACCGATGGCGCTGGAGTGCGCCTCTACCGCAGTCTGGGGAGTCCGGCACTGCCAGAACTTGACCCTTTCTTGTTGCTAGATGAGTTTCGCTCGGACGTCCCCGCCGACTATTTAGCCGGATTCCCCAATCATCCGCACCGAGGCTTCGAGACGGTCACCTATCTATTGGCAGGTCGCCTCAGGCATGAGGACAATAAGGGCCATGCAGGTGTCATTGAGCCCGGTGGTATTCAGTGGATGACAGCAGGGCGCGGCATCATCCACTCCGAAATGCCCGAACAGGAACAAGGACTGGTCTGGGGCTTCCAACTCTGGGTCAATCTGAGTGCCCGAGATAAGATGACGGAGGCGCGTTATCAGGAATTTACCCCCACTGAGGTGCCCGAAGTCCTCTTAGAGGGGGGTAGCCGCGTTCGTGTCATTGCCGGGGTAGTGGCGGGCATTGCTGGGGTGGTGCGGGGTATTGCGACCAATCCTTTGTACCTAGATGTGGCTCTTGCGCAGCAAGTCACCTTTCAGCAGGCGGTACCCTCCGGGCATAACGCCTGCTGTTATGTATTTGAAGGAGTCGTAGACATGGGCGGCAAGGCCGTGCAGCGGGGTGAATTGGCTGTACTGACCCCTGGTGAAACTGTGACCGTCCGCACCGCAGACGCACCCGCCCGCTTTCTATTAATCGCAGCCCAACCGCTCAATGAGCCGATAGCCCGATACGGTCCTTTTGTCATGAATACCCAACAGCAGATTCAAGAAGCCTTCCAGGATTATCGGGCAGGCCGGTTCTGA
- the aroQ gene encoding type II 3-dehydroquinate dehydratase, with translation MHILVLHGPNLNLLGIREPGIYGSLTLAQINELLDHEAAQLGVALKIFQSNHEGELVTAIQQALGTFDGILMNPAAYTHTSIALRDAVSAVGLPLVEVHLSNIYRREPFRHHSYLSGVAVGQVAGFGGNSYRLGLWALVDHLRTAQ, from the coding sequence GTGCATATCCTTGTCTTGCATGGCCCAAATCTAAACCTGCTCGGAATTCGTGAGCCCGGTATTTATGGCTCGTTGACTCTTGCTCAGATCAATGAACTGCTGGATCACGAAGCTGCTCAACTGGGCGTAGCTTTAAAAATTTTTCAGAGTAACCACGAAGGCGAACTGGTCACGGCCATTCAACAGGCGCTAGGGACTTTTGATGGCATCCTGATGAATCCGGCAGCCTATACCCACACCAGCATTGCGCTACGCGACGCGGTCAGCGCCGTGGGTCTGCCCTTAGTCGAGGTCCACCTCTCCAACATCTACCGCCGCGAGCCCTTTCGTCACCATTCCTACCTGAGCGGTGTTGCAGTCGGTCAAGTCGCTGGGTTTGGGGGCAATAGCTACCGGCTCGGGCTATGGGCGCTGGTGGACCACCTGCGCACCGCGCAATAG
- a CDS encoding GatB/YqeY domain-containing protein — MLLERLRQDRLEARKAKAVVKYNLLTALVAEAAKVGKDQGNRESTDEEVTAVIKKFIKNAQETNDLLRLRGASPQDEELIVLHSYLPQQLSETDLHRILEEAKVAGANDIGALMAFLKQNFSGQYEGKLASQVAKAVLAR, encoded by the coding sequence ATGCTACTCGAACGACTGCGCCAAGATAGGCTCGAAGCCCGCAAAGCCAAGGCTGTCGTGAAGTACAATCTGCTTACAGCTCTTGTGGCTGAAGCCGCCAAGGTAGGAAAGGACCAAGGAAACCGCGAGTCCACCGACGAAGAAGTAACAGCGGTCATCAAAAAATTTATCAAGAATGCGCAAGAAACCAACGACCTGTTGCGGCTGAGGGGCGCTAGTCCTCAGGACGAAGAGCTTATTGTCCTCCATAGCTATCTGCCCCAACAGCTCAGTGAGACAGACCTGCATCGGATTTTGGAGGAAGCTAAAGTAGCTGGAGCTAACGATATAGGCGCGTTGATGGCTTTTTTGAAGCAGAACTTTTCGGGGCAGTACGAGGGTAAATTGGCCTCTCAGGTGGCTAAAGCCGTCCTTGCCCGTTGA
- a CDS encoding CRR6 family NdhI maturation factor: MNFTLDQATIHRLDLSGVRPLIEELACDPIRSARQFSFQIDYPRPEDDPREFSEIEDIRLWFIRLDAVYPWLPYLLNWKSGELTRYAAMLVPHRFDRREGIIFSDDALSLFVLSKVFSVHHWLMGHKIQNNADLRYMAQTLGFDLDPAFFSLL; encoded by the coding sequence GTGAACTTCACTCTTGACCAAGCCACGATTCACCGGCTGGACCTCTCTGGGGTCCGTCCCCTCATTGAAGAACTCGCCTGCGACCCCATCCGTAGTGCTCGTCAGTTCAGCTTTCAGATCGATTACCCACGACCGGAAGACGACCCGCGTGAGTTTTCGGAAATCGAAGACATCCGCCTTTGGTTTATTCGTTTGGATGCGGTCTATCCCTGGCTACCCTATCTCTTAAACTGGAAGTCAGGCGAGTTGACCCGCTATGCGGCTATGCTTGTCCCCCATCGCTTTGACCGGCGCGAGGGCATTATCTTCAGCGACGACGCGCTCTCTTTGTTTGTGTTGAGTAAGGTTTTTAGTGTCCACCACTGGCTGATGGGCCACAAGATTCAGAACAATGCTGACCTGCGCTATATGGCTCAGACCTTGGGATTTGACCTCGACCCGGCTTTCTTCTCGCTGTTGTAG